A single window of Engraulis encrasicolus isolate BLACKSEA-1 chromosome 20, IST_EnEncr_1.0, whole genome shotgun sequence DNA harbors:
- the trit1 gene encoding tRNA dimethylallyltransferase, with protein sequence MASTCSMPKTITKTLPRLVVILGATGTGKSKLAIEIGKRLKGEIISADSMQVYKGLDIITNKVTVEEHAQCPHHMISFLDPLVSRYTVVDFRNRALQLIEDLHQRQKLPIVVGGTNYFIESLLWKVLMDNTSDNEGESQQPLKPLKSPDPKIAIQKLGPSELHRRLAEVDPEMAAMVHPHDTRKLARSLQVFEETGVAHSRLLEQQRGQEGGDHLGGPLRFRDTCIFWLNSDIKALDERLDQRVDEMLSKGLIAELQNFHLLYNQQSVQENSQDYQHGIFQSIGFKEFHEFLTADKDTSEEDLQTLKQKGIEALKIATRRYARRQNKWVRNRFLKRPSSNVPPVYALDVTDLTLWEDKVLHPALHVLESLQKGEKPSLEPLRLDIADKNKRSHHTCDLCDRIIIGDAEWHAHLKSKSHQHHVRKKRRLEEAASSESHAKQGKDQDQRDTVSTEDLVKAATP encoded by the exons ATGGCGTCCACCTGCAGCATGCCGAAGACCATAACGAAAACATTACCCCGATTGGTTGTTATTCTCGGTGCCACTGGCACTGGCAAATCTAAACTGGCCATCGAAATCGGTAAACGGTTGAAAGGCGAAATAATAAGCGCCGATTCGATGCAG gtctACAAGGGGTTAGACATCATCACTAACAAAGTCACTGTGGAGGAGCATGCTCAGTGTCCCCATCACATGATCAGCTTCCTGGACCCGCTGGTCAGCAGGTACACCGTGGTGGACTTCAGGAACCGCGCACTCCAGCTC ATAGAGGATCTTCACCAGCGCCAGAAGCTGCCGATAGTTGTTGGAGGGACAAACTACTTCATCGAATCATTGCTATGGAAAGTGCTGATGGATAATACTAGT GACAATGAAGGTGAATCACAGCAGCCTTTGAAGCCTTTGAAGAGCCCAGACCCAAAGATAGCCATTCAGAAACTAGGACCTTCTGAGTTGCACCGGCGACTGGCGGAGGTGGATCCCGAAATGGCAGCCATGGTGCATCCCCATGACACCCGCAAGCTTGCAAG gagtctgcaggtgtttgaggagaCGGGAGTGGCCCACAGCAGGCTGCTGGAGCAGCAGAGAGGGCAGGAGGGCGGCGACCATCTTGGAGGCCCACTGAGGTTCAGGGACACCTGCATCTTCTGGTTGAATTCCGATATAAAAG CTCTGGATGAACGGTTAGATCAGCGCGTAGACGAAATGCTTTCAAAAGGCCTCATCGCCGAACTTCAGAATTTCCATCTACTTTATAACCAACAAAGTGTTCAAGAAAACAG CCAGGACTACCAGCACGGCATTTTCCAGTCGATCGGCTTCAAGGAGTTCCATGAGTTTCTTACAGCAGACAAGGACACGAGCGAGGAAGACCTCCAAACACTCAAGCAGAAAG GCATTGAGGCTTTGAAAATTGCCACTCGTCGATATGCCAGAAGACAGAACAAGTGGGTGCGGAACCGCTTCcttaaga GGCCGAGTTCCAATGTGCCCCCAGTGTATGCCCTTGACGTCACAGACTTGACACTTTGGGAGGACAAAGTCCTCCATCCCGCTCTGCATGTCCTAGAGAGCCTTCAAAAG GGTGAAAAGCCGTCCCTTGAGCCGCTGAGACTGGACATTGCAGACAAGAACAAGAGGAGCCACCACACCTGTGACCTCTGTGATCGGATCATCATAGGAGACGCAGAGTGGCACG CTCATCTGAAGTCAAAATCCCACCAGCACCATGTCCGGAAGAAACGAAGGTTAGAAGAAGCAGCATCCTCAGAGTCACATGCTAAGCAGGGCAAGGACCAGGACCAAAGAGATACTGTGTCAACAGAGGATTTAGTCAAAGCAGCAACTCCCTAG